A single Atopobiaceae bacterium DNA region contains:
- a CDS encoding metallophosphoesterase, with product MAAFVTGDLHGGVDIHRLGSEEFPLGRTLTKDDYLIIAGDFGLVWDFTPEELYWREWLEARPWTTLFVDGNHENHPAIAELPERLWHGAPVHVLSPSVLHLERGQVYDICGSSVFVMGGATSIDRQYRVEGQSWWPGELPSEEEYDLATASLAEHAWTVDYVITHCCATRVLGAIYPEGPVWQGPDALTDWFDGLEHRLQYRQWYFGHHHLDAVIPPDHRALFWDVVPLGGVEAVR from the coding sequence GTGGCCGCCTTCGTCACAGGTGACCTCCACGGGGGCGTCGACATCCACAGGCTCGGCTCGGAGGAGTTCCCGCTGGGGCGCACCCTCACCAAGGACGACTACCTCATCATCGCCGGTGACTTCGGCCTGGTGTGGGACTTCACCCCGGAGGAGCTCTACTGGCGCGAGTGGCTCGAGGCTCGCCCCTGGACCACGCTCTTCGTCGACGGCAACCACGAGAACCACCCTGCCATCGCCGAGCTTCCCGAGCGCCTCTGGCATGGCGCCCCGGTGCACGTGCTCTCACCGAGCGTCCTCCACCTCGAGCGCGGCCAGGTCTATGACATCTGCGGGAGCTCGGTCTTCGTGATGGGTGGTGCCACCTCCATCGACCGACAGTACCGCGTCGAGGGGCAGAGCTGGTGGCCGGGCGAGCTGCCGAGCGAGGAGGAGTACGACCTTGCCACGGCGAGCCTCGCCGAGCATGCCTGGACGGTGGACTACGTCATCACCCACTGCTGTGCCACGAGGGTGCTCGGCGCGATCTATCCCGAGGGCCCGGTCTGGCAGGGACCGGACGCGCTCACGGACTGGTTCGACGGCCTCGAGCATCGCCTGCAGTATCGGCAGTGGTACTTCGGCCACCACCACCTCGATGCCGTGATCCCGCCCGACCATCGAGCCCTGTTCTGGGACGTCGTGCCCCTGGGCGGCGTGGAGGCCGTGCGGTAG
- a CDS encoding DegV family protein: MASKCNLIVDSCCELGEDYCKENDLTVLNFSYTEEGKEDGGLHGTDDMFEAKSAHEFYEAVRHGATPMTSQPSQLEFEEAFNTAADSGVPTVYLAFSSGISGCYEGACTALDRVREERGGDVDIHVVDLRIGSTPQGLVIAEALRQRDKGLTAQEMVAWAEEARYYVHTMFMVEDLSALRRGGRIPAGVAVVGAKLDVKPLLTFDLDGKLAMAGLARGRKKGLRRMAEFYEKTHNTDMFSAIAAIGNADCPHDAERLIDLIKHYDESTMFLQTNIGPTIGCHVGAGMVSCCFWGPDRREGASVSDKIAATVRSN; this comes from the coding sequence ATGGCTTCCAAGTGCAACCTCATCGTCGACTCGTGCTGCGAGCTCGGCGAGGACTACTGCAAGGAGAACGACCTCACCGTCCTCAACTTCTCGTACACCGAGGAGGGCAAGGAGGACGGCGGGCTCCACGGCACGGACGACATGTTCGAGGCCAAGAGCGCCCACGAGTTCTATGAGGCCGTGCGCCACGGTGCCACTCCCATGACGAGCCAGCCCTCCCAGCTCGAGTTCGAGGAGGCCTTCAACACTGCCGCCGACTCCGGCGTCCCCACGGTCTACCTGGCCTTCTCGAGCGGCATCTCGGGCTGCTACGAGGGGGCATGCACGGCGCTCGACCGTGTGCGCGAGGAGCGTGGCGGTGACGTGGACATCCACGTGGTCGACCTCAGGATCGGCTCCACCCCCCAGGGCCTCGTCATCGCCGAGGCGCTGCGCCAGCGCGACAAGGGCCTCACCGCCCAGGAGATGGTCGCGTGGGCCGAGGAGGCCCGCTACTACGTGCACACCATGTTCATGGTCGAGGACCTCTCGGCCCTGCGCCGCGGTGGGCGCATCCCTGCGGGCGTGGCCGTGGTCGGCGCCAAGCTCGACGTGAAGCCGCTGCTCACCTTTGACCTCGACGGCAAGCTCGCCATGGCGGGCCTCGCGCGCGGCCGCAAGAAGGGCCTGCGCCGCATGGCCGAGTTCTACGAGAAGACCCACAACACCGACATGTTCTCGGCCATCGCGGCCATCGGCAACGCCGACTGCCCGCACGACGCCGAGCGTCTCATCGACCTCATCAAGCACTACGACGAGTCCACGATGTTCCTCCAGACCAACATCGGTCCCACCATCGGCTGCCACGTGGGCGCCGGCATGGTCTCGTGCTGCTTCTGGGGACCCGACCGCCGCGAGGGCGCCTCGGTGTCCGACAAGATCGCGGCCACGGTCCGAAGCAACTAG